A window of Gossypium raimondii isolate GPD5lz chromosome 7, ASM2569854v1, whole genome shotgun sequence genomic DNA:
aATGTGGTCGCTTCTAAGAGCTCAAAGGCTTGACTTTGATAACACTTATGAAAAGAGGATTGACcaatgttgaaatcattgtgtgagatgtaTTCGGTTAATCAAATGGGATAGCTGattcaaagcttagtctaccatgcaatttcaattaactttaacatgttttcattaagtgaaaattcaattataagacaccttcatttatgcaaattgatttccaataataccaaaatctaaaatattttgaaaatggggggagattgttagaacattttcaaatatttatagtgttccaataactataaatgaaagggtgtaattaatcaaaagttaaatcTTTTGGTTATTAGTCAAGAGTTATATcacttgatttttgaaaatataactattcaaacaatattactTCAATAGTTGTAATATTAGATGAATAATTATAtgtcttttaaaaatgttgttattCATAAAAGACACTGTTGAAaaatgtctctatgaagagacatagaaatttctataaatatgaatgagatttcatttggaaatcataCCAACAAGTTCTAaaaattctttctatttttccttcatcttctaattttattagattgttctataaagagtTACCATAgaatttctttataaaaattggTTTTCTCGTTATACATTGCTCAATGtttagtggactattctcgtcagtgcaaaacgcaaatagtcatcaACTTCATTGCATCATCGAGGTTCATTTGCTTGAAACTCTTTTGCACACCGAATATAGATGGGGTtgaatagaaccttaaagatagtggcttgatacatgccttgtcctatttcttcattttctgtTCGAGTTCTGTTCATGTGTTTGAGATTTTCCTCACCTGAATAATTGTATTATAGGTTCTCATTATATCtactctttttgacacaatgcctagaactatccatagcccctccccaacccatGATAATGTGtttcaacgcactcgaacccacattcTCTTGTATTAACAACAATGCCTatgccaatcgagctaaaaTTCAATTGGCCAAAGAGTGTTGAAAGTAGTGTTAAGCtaattcatatttgaattttaaatacaattacAAATCTTAAAAGGTTTAGTTTTTATGGAACATGAAATGAACCTCGAAAGTATCTTGATtataccaaaaaagaaaaataaacgtGTACACAAACCtgcattattttaataaattaaatatgctagtttttctataaatataatttatttatgattaaataaattctttaaaataatttgtttagcacaataatattaattttatagaGGAGTTACTATATAAAGTTGTATGTAGATGTCACATGATCTTTTATTAGATCCCAAGGCTTTAAGCCCTCCTCTTGCTTTCACAATGACAAAggtagaagaagaaaaaggggcAGCAGATGGAAGAGATGAGTACACTGAAGATGGAAGTGTGGATCTCAAGGGCAGGCCTGTCTTGAGATCAAACACTGGGAGATGGAAAGCTTGTTCTTTCATTGTtggtaagtatatatatatatatatatcatcgtCTTTGAGAGAAAACCCAAAAgatttcaattcatttcaaacattcataGTTTTGGTTGTCAATAAACCTGTCtgaaattgaaattatggtttaaTGGGAATATTGCAGGATATGAAGTGTTTGAGAGGATGGCGTACTACGGGATAGCATCAAACCTAGTACTGTACTTGTCGAGGAAACTCCACGAAGGAACAGTAAAGGCTTCAAACAACGTTAACATCTGGGTTGGAACAGTGTGGATGACCCCGATTGTAGGGGCTTACATTGCAGATGCTTTTCTGGGTCGCTACTGGACTTTTGTTATTGCATCAGCCATTTATCTTACAGTAATATACTTTTAAGTTTAAACCTTTGTAACTTTCCTTAAAATGCCCAGTTTCTTCCGTTTCTTCGTTTTCTTCATTATGTTACGTTCCATATTTGGTACTCGTTCTCGCCCATGTCCCATGCATAATTATGCCTTTAGTCTAAGCAACTTGAATTtctggtattttttttttcttgtgggGAACAGCTGTTCTATGATGCGGAGACATGGTTTTCCTTGTGGGGAACAACTGGGTATTTGTTTTTCccattcttttaatattatttttcctgGGAAGATCCGTAATTCTATAGATAATCTTAAGCATCCATAATTTTGACTCCCATGGCATATTCCAGCTTCATTAATTACGAAGAATATATGACCTCGTAATGATCTCCGAAGACAAGGACAAGATATTCTAATGGTTTGGCTTGCGTTTAATATGATGTACTTGacaaaatttcatttgaattaACATATATACACAATTCTCTTAATTTGGGTATTTATCAAgataataagtatattttaatacCGATGGAAATAAACAGGGAATGTTACTCGTGACCTTAGCAGTTTCTGTGCCTGCCTTGAGGCCTCCATCATGTGGCCATGGGATCAAAGAAGAAGCCTGCAACAAAAGAGCCTCAGATTTGCAGAAAGGCGTATTCTATTGTGCACTATACATTATCGCAATAGGAACTGGTGGAACCAAGCCTAACATTTCCACTATGGGGGCAGACCAGTTTGATGACTTCGAGCCGAAGGAAAGGGTTCAAAAGTTATCCTTTTTTAATTGGTGGATGTTTAGCATTTTCTTTGGCACCCTCTTCTCCAACACTTTCTTGATCTACATACAAGACACTGTGGGGTGGAGCCTTGGCTATGGCCTACCAACAGCGGGTCTCTTGGTCTCTGTTTTGGTGTTCTTGGTGGGAACCCCGCATTACAGACACAAATTGGCCTTGGGTAGCCCTTTAACCACGATTTTCCAAGTGCTTGTGGCTGCTGTCAGGAAGTGGAATGTGCCTGTTCCAAGCGACCCCAAAGAGCTACATGAGCTTAGCTTGGAAGAGTACACAAAATCTAAGAAATTCAGAATTGAATACACCCCTTCATTAAggttgattttatttatttcaacttCGTATGTCCCCCTATCTTTCTTTAACCTTGGCTATGATTGACTAGCTATCATTCCTGGGCAGATTCCTAGACAAAGCAGCCGTAAAGAGCGGGTCAAACTCACCATGGATGTTGTGTCCAGTGACCCAAGTCGAAGAAACCAAGCAGATGGTAAAGATGATCCCCGTTTTGTCGGCAACATTCATACCAAGCACCCTTTTAGCTCAGGTGGGAACATTGTTTATCAAACAAGGAACCACTCTTGATCGTGGGATGGGACCCCACTTCGAAATCCCGGCGGCTTGTCTCACAGCATTCGTTACCATCTTTATGTTGATCAGCATTCCCGTATATGACCGCATCTTCGTCCCGACAGTGAGGCGTTACACCAAGAATCCCAGAGGGATCACATTGCTTCAAAGAATGGGAATTGGCCTTGTTTTGCAGATCATCATAATGGTCGTCGCTTGTTTTGCTGAAAGGAAGAGGCTGAGCGTTGCACGAGAGCATCAGATAGTGGGTAAAGACGACACGGTTCCTCTCACCATATTCATACTCCTACCGCAGTTTGCTTTGATGGGGGTGGCCGATTCGCTCGTGGAAGTTGCAAAGCTAGAGTTTTTCTATGACCAAGCACCGGATGGAATGAAAAGCCTTGGGACCTCATATTTCACTAGCAGCTTAGGGATTGGGCATTTCCTTGGCAGTTCTATTTTGACCACAGTTTCTAATATCACTATGACAAATGGACATACAGGGTGGATCTTGGACAATCTCAACATCTCTCACCTAGACTATTATTATGCCTTCTTGGCTGCCATGGGTTCCCTcaacttcatcttcttcttgattGTGGCCAAGTATTTTGTTTATAATGTAGACGTCACAGAAAGGGATTTAAAGGAAGCCATTGGAGCTTCACTGGACAAAGCTTCCCTTAAAGGGGAAGCCTTGACAACTGGTCCAATCTGATAATATCCCTTGTCATTTCCTCTCATATACGCTACAGTGTTGAAAAATGCAAATTCTGGTGTACTCCCTTTGAAATACAAAATATCCGTTCTCCGAGCCCAACTGGGTCTCAAGTTTTTAATCACTTCGATCTCTTATGTCATACGTatgtatctttttcttttttggtacaTTAATGGGTCAGTGACAAGATTTAAACCCTGAATCTAACCTGCAAACGCAGAACTCTAACAATAAGACGTTCAAATGAATTTTCTAAACCATTGTTAGCTGCTTGGCTAGTTTACTTTGCATATCTCCTGTCTCTAattaattttggtaaatttggAGATTAATTCACTTTGAGctccaaaaaattaaaaatatttgaaggcACAGTTGTCAtataaattttgggtaaaaaatattttaaaaacttctattttagaatttatttgtaaaaatattattttcaattttttattaggacaatattttaattttctactattttatctcttagtattttttataacttttaatacTATATTAGATTAAAGATTTCAAGTAAGATTTAACAGTACATGGaacataattaaattgaaaaagagagaaaaagattaaaaaaaagaaagcaataaaaaaattgtatcttTGTGCTCATgtttttttccctaaaataatatatatttattttaataaatttatatgaagagataatttttattataatgttcaataatatatttaagGTGGTTAGTTTAAATGTTGACTCACGTATAGGTTTAAGGTTGACATATGATAGTCGATTGAGTCAACACTCAATTGGCATCAGTATTGTTGCCAATATAAGAGAACGTGAGTTCGAGTACATTGAAGTgcattatctttttatttgtGAGTTTGGGAGGGGTTATAaacattatatcaaaaagaaCTTATATTAGAACTATAATataaattcttataaaaatttaaataatgtatttaatgGAGTTAATCTATGCGTTTACTTGCAGGTCGATCTGCTCCGATCTACTCCTTAATGGACCTACATAAtgtgaatgatttttttttttgaaaagtataacTGGGcttgaattaaaaagaaaaatagaggaaCATAAGAATACCCAAAATGATTGAGCTTAATAGTTTGTTGAAAAACACCCTAAAACGAAAAGTGGATAAAcaaaatttacccataaaaatCTTGcctaaaaaagaataaaaaaacatgcaCCTATCATAATTGCCCAGTCATATCAGACAGCCTGGACGCACTAAAGTCTCTCCTTTTCATACTGAATCGTCACTTCTGTCTGGCAGATAACAGTCTCCAAAGACGTTCTTTCTTCAATCATGTTACCATTTCCTTATCTCTTccttttgaaaaattccttcaatTCGGGTTTCTTGACCATTCTTCTTCCGTTGCTCATTCACTGTAGATCGACTCATCTCTGACCAGGTACCTCTCTTCCTCATTTGTTAGTGTTTCCTTCGCTATTTTATGTTCCATGTACTGTTAAAACTTTGAAATATAGTCTTctgcttttaattttagaaattcaaCTCTTCTATAATTgatgtagaaattaaaattcaattggtaatatttttattgacttatctcaattttgaataTACGgcattttaatattcaaaggtttgatttaaacattaaagttcaattgataatttatatttaaatttataaaaatcaattaataatgcTAGTTATCAATTAGACTTTAATTTTTCAATCAAACAAGTAGAGAGACAATTCTTAAAATTGAAAGCAAGCAATGGACTTCAAttccaaaacttaaaaaagtacaaggactgACGAATAATTATAGCTTTTTTTCTCCCTTTCTTTTCCATC
This region includes:
- the LOC105762972 gene encoding protein NRT1/ PTR FAMILY 5.2; this encodes MTKVEEEKGAADGRDEYTEDGSVDLKGRPVLRSNTGRWKACSFIVGYEVFERMAYYGIASNLVLYLSRKLHEGTVKASNNVNIWVGTVWMTPIVGAYIADAFLGRYWTFVIASAIYLTGMLLVTLAVSVPALRPPSCGHGIKEEACNKRASDLQKGVFYCALYIIAIGTGGTKPNISTMGADQFDDFEPKERVQKLSFFNWWMFSIFFGTLFSNTFLIYIQDTVGWSLGYGLPTAGLLVSVLVFLVGTPHYRHKLALGSPLTTIFQVLVAAVRKWNVPVPSDPKELHELSLEEYTKSKKFRIEYTPSLRFLDKAAVKSGSNSPWMLCPVTQVEETKQMVKMIPVLSATFIPSTLLAQVGTLFIKQGTTLDRGMGPHFEIPAACLTAFVTIFMLISIPVYDRIFVPTVRRYTKNPRGITLLQRMGIGLVLQIIIMVVACFAERKRLSVAREHQIVGKDDTVPLTIFILLPQFALMGVADSLVEVAKLEFFYDQAPDGMKSLGTSYFTSSLGIGHFLGSSILTTVSNITMTNGHTGWILDNLNISHLDYYYAFLAAMGSLNFIFFLIVAKYFVYNVDVTERDLKEAIGASLDKASLKGEALTTGPI